Proteins from a single region of Candidatus Izemoplasma sp.:
- a CDS encoding aminoglycoside 6-adenylyltransferase produces MRRLQEAIQQVEDFARKNDHIRGLVYQGSLVMKNGKIDRFTDVDPAFYVDDVGYFLNDESWIKQFGTPIARFSDVGQNSDGMTWYTRLLLLKDGFKMDISFHHVNNAKYINEDPLYKVIIDKDGIFPKNTSRESNFYVKEPTEQQFHDKLNEFFFDTSYVIKSLRRNELFFTRFMYGVLNEKIEALLSWYMGIKHDFKVNIGAKGRYFFDLLDSKVKSMVIDTFAGKTYTDNLEALYAYFDLVHYLGAYIEEHLGLSYLHHTEKAMRKYIDQVKDIPLKLDEEIAL; encoded by the coding sequence TGTTTATCAAGGCTCTTTAGTCATGAAAAACGGAAAGATTGATCGGTTTACTGATGTTGATCCGGCCTTTTATGTCGATGATGTAGGTTATTTTTTAAACGATGAATCATGGATAAAACAGTTCGGGACACCGATTGCTAGGTTTAGTGATGTAGGACAGAATAGTGATGGAATGACATGGTATACCAGATTATTATTACTAAAAGATGGGTTCAAGATGGATATTTCATTCCATCATGTAAATAATGCAAAATATATTAATGAGGATCCCTTGTATAAAGTCATCATTGATAAAGATGGCATCTTTCCTAAAAACACATCAAGAGAATCTAACTTTTATGTCAAAGAACCAACTGAACAACAGTTTCATGACAAACTCAATGAGTTTTTCTTTGACACGTCTTATGTAATAAAGAGTCTACGCCGTAATGAATTGTTCTTTACCCGGTTTATGTATGGGGTCTTAAATGAGAAAATTGAAGCCTTACTTTCTTGGTATATGGGGATCAAACACGACTTCAAGGTTAATATCGGTGCCAAAGGACGTTATTTCTTTGATCTCTTAGATTCTAAAGTGAAATCCATGGTAATAGACACCTTTGCTGGAAAAACGTATACGGACAATTTAGAGGCGTTATATGCCTATTTTGATTTAGTACATTATTTAGGTGCCTATATTGAAGAACATCTTGGATTATCATATTTACACCACACGGAGAAAGCGATGCGCAAATATATTGATCAAGTAAAAGACATACCGCTTAAGTTAGATGAGGAGATTGCACTATGA
- the rlmH gene encoding 23S rRNA (pseudouridine(1915)-N(3))-methyltransferase RlmH produces MKITILSVGKVKEKYLVNAIKEYSKRLGRYTKLNMITVKDEQASESLSDKEIEAVKDKEGNKLLKRLPQGFIIALDLDGEMLTSEALAKRIERIKTYHDSHIVFIIGGSLGLSKAVLKQANLRLSFSKFTFPHQLMKVILLEQIYRSFRINNNEPYHK; encoded by the coding sequence ATGAAAATAACGATTCTATCAGTAGGTAAAGTCAAAGAGAAGTACCTGGTGAATGCGATTAAAGAATACAGTAAAAGACTTGGTCGTTATACGAAACTTAATATGATTACTGTCAAGGATGAACAAGCAAGTGAATCGTTAAGTGATAAGGAAATTGAAGCGGTTAAAGATAAAGAAGGAAACAAGTTATTAAAACGACTGCCACAGGGTTTTATTATTGCGCTAGATTTAGATGGTGAGATGTTAACAAGTGAAGCATTAGCAAAACGGATAGAACGAATCAAGACGTATCATGATTCTCATATCGTATTCATTATTGGTGGGTCATTAGGGTTATCAAAAGCAGTCTTAAAGCAAGCCAATTTAAGATTGTCTTTTTCTAAATTTACGTTTCCTCATCAACTAATGAAAGTTATTTTATTAGAACAAATATACCGTTCTTTTAGAATAAATAACAACGAGCCGTATCACAAATAG